In Apodemus sylvaticus chromosome 7, mApoSyl1.1, whole genome shotgun sequence, the sequence aaaaagataGATTTTGTGATTTACTATAATGCTTGTTTAGCCTGTCCTTGTTTTCCTCGAGGGATGTATAGAAGCACAAACTAATAATGAATCTTGTGACAGATTTCTTCTCCTTGGAATCTCTCAGAATTTAGATTATATAGCCTACAGGTCCAATATCCTAGACAAATAACTATATAAAGTAGTTTATAATTTAGCATAAATGAATCTAGATTCAGTAGTTATATGTTGCTATAGGAAAACTCAGTAGAAAATCTCTTCCATTATTATCATGTAATCATATAGTTGTGCAGACAAATCAACAATAATTGACATAATTTTATCTATGAGGATGGTGAGTTTATAAATGACAGCCTGAATATCTTTACCTATGGCATGAGAAAATAATTGTCAAAAGTTCCTTAGTGAACTCTGCTAGCACAGTATCACCTCAAAACATGAAGCATCCTTTTCAATACAGTTGAAAGAAAAATGGAGTGAGCATAACTGTGGGTTAATAAGTCCTGCATTTTTAACACATTAGATTcataaagaatattttcataatcATTTCAGGATTGTAACAGCAATATAAAAATTACTTTGTTAATATTTCATTCTGGGAAAATGAAAAGATTCAAATGTACCATGATGATTCTTTTCAGCAATGAGAATAAATTTGATATAatcaaaatgtatacatatatttataataataagcaCTGTACAGTATATTGTCTCCATATATAAAGTGCCACTTGTTTGAAAATAGCATTCTACCTAGATTGCTCTAGAATTAAGAAATCTTTTTCTTTGTAGCATAAATTGTTGAATCAGAGATTTGTGCCAAATTCTTGATgattaataaaatgaaagtagttAGAATTCTAATGTACATGGAACCACAAAATGTTTATACACAATAGTTTATGTATGGAGATCACACAGTCATACTGTGAATATTTACTTTCTCCTGTTCttctataattaatataaattctGGAGGGACAACCTTCTCCCATTTGTATAATTATGAAATCCTGCATTGAACCTCTGAGACCATAGAATGGCAAATAATCATCCTGTAGATTCTTCTGACTCTATTTACATCTCTCCTGGGGAAAAGAGAGTAGCCTTCATCTGACAGTAGGCATGGTGGTGTTTGAATCTGCATTGTTTATTCATTACTCAGAAGGAAAGTAGCTTGAATGAATAAGTGCTGAGACATGGTAGATAAAAAAAAGGATTATTGTAAGTCTTCAAGCCTGACAACTTGGATAGGTAGTAAGAAATAATACTGAGAAAATCTATGTTATTATAATATCTATATTATCTTAGCTGAGATATCTGATATCTTATTCAGTTTGGTTTTCACCAACTCTGGCTCTATGATACATGGGTATATCAAAATTAGCATTCTATAAGGAAATATCCAGATTTCAAGTTTTGTATTCATACTTCATTAGAGTGAAAGCTAATATTGcatattttctacatttaaaaaatattccataaaCATTGTTTATTGTTACTACCAGTAATATGTACACATAAACTAACACATTTTTGAAGGCCTAAATATGTATAAAAACTCcagttaaatatatttaataatgagCCTGTGTACTGCACATCATATTcctaacatatttttaaaatgtatatgtacaGTAACAATACAAAGTGTGTATTAATGATGTATGTCTAGTACATGAGAAACCTGACATTATTTGTAAgtacttaaaattaatttttttcttttacacatGCCCTTGGTGGGGGTTAAATTAGCtcttatactttatattgtttactGTTCCCCATACATATACTTTGGCCCGACAAAATAATCAGCTCTATTTTCTTTAATGCATATGAAGAGGAAGGAATGCAACCCACTACACAACAGTTAATATGTGCATGGAATATGTTAGTTAGAAATAAGAAGAGTTGAACTTGGGCTTGGTGGCTTCCCTTTATTCTAAGGATTTTAAAGATCAATCACAGATCTTAGAGTCAGAACATATGAAAATGCTTATACAAAATATgggatgaaattttaaaaaaaagtgatatgTTCTCTATTTTGATACAAATAAGCCAGTATAATACTTTTAATTTCCAGAGGAAAttcatttaatttacatttttaattaaccAGTAACAGTGAATATCAGTTCCACATTTGGTGTCTCATATATCACATAATTGTCTTCAACTATTAGGGCACTTTTATGAAAAATTGACAATTATCAAAGCCAACACTAGGAATTACctaggaaataatttaaaaatcatccaACTAAGAGGTAAGAATGGTGCTTAATTCCTGGGGGTAACTGGCACATTAAGTATAAATTATGAactttatattttgagaaaaacaTCACTTTCTACATAGCCCAGACTGTCTCAAATTGTTTCTGTTATCTgaacaaatttaaaaatcttattattGTATATTTGCTGCATGCAATTTTGTATTTAATAATTATGTTCTAATAGTAGCTTTAACTTTGGCCATGTTCACTCCCAAACACAATTTTCTACTTCTCTCCCTTTCCAATGTTTCGCCCTCCATTTCTAAAATACTAGGCTTTCTAGATTTTTCTGACTCGTTCTCCCAGGCACTGTGTTCGCAAGGATATACTGATGATATGTCTGTGTCAAATAATTTAGTGGTCATATAGTGCTTCAAACTCTTGAGACCAGGCTCATATGCATTTAGATAAATTATTTGTGTACCTAAGGAAGTAAATAACACAAAAATCAGTAATGAAATACTTTAAAGACTGTCTTTGTGGAAAGCACAAGTACTTCTGTATTAATAAGGAAAACCTTAAATGAGAGTATTTGCATTCAAATAGTTTAGAATTCAGAGTAATTTTATAATGatttattttgcaattatttctttcttttctaaaagggtaatgatggaaatgaaaatgaaaaacatatcACATGTTTCACAATTTTATCTTCTGAGAGTATCTGATGATCCAGAACTGCAGCCCCTTCTCTGTGGGTTGTTCCTATCCATGTTCCTGATATCAGTCCTTGGGAACCTGCTCATCATCCTGACAGTCATCTCATTCTCCCACCTCCACACTcctatgtacttcttcctctccattctCTCCATGGCTGACATCGGCTTCATTTCTACAACAGTTCCAAACATGGTTGCAGAGCTCCAAATCCACAGTTCAGCCATATCCTATGTGGGCTGCCTGACTCAGATGTCTCTTTTTATCATTTTTGCATGTATGGATAGTATGCTTCTGGCTGTGATGGCATATGACAGGTTTGTGGCCATCTGTCATCCCCTGCATTATGCAATAATTATGAATCCTTGTCGCTGTGGTGTCTTAGTTTTAATATCTTTTTCAGCTAGCCTGCTTCACAATTTGATTGCCTTACAAGTTAAGTGTTTCAAAGATGTGGCAATTGCTAATTTCTTCTGTCACCCTTCTCAACTTCTAAGTTTAGGCTGTGACAACACATTTAATAATAACATACTTATGTATGTTATTGGTGTCATACTTGGAGTTTTTCCCTTATCAGGGATTCTTACTTCATACTTTAAAATCATTTCTTCTATTCTGAGAATCACCTCTTCAAGGGGAAGGTATAAAGCCTTTTCTACCTGTGCATCTCACCTGGCAGTGGAATGCTTATTTTATGGTACAGGGCTTGGAGAATATTTTGGCTCACTTTTGTCTCATTCTTCTGGAAACAATGTGATAGCCTCATTAATGTACACTGTGGTCACCCCCATGCTGAATCCTTTCATATATAGTTTGAGGAATCAGGACATTAGTGATTCCCTTAAAAGGCTCCATTTTTGTACTGTTTAATCGTAGGTCTCATGGAATCAACTTAATATCTTGGACgaaagttttaaaaactaaacaagtAGATTTGTGTGTACTAGTGCATTATTTACATGATCTTTCTAAAGCTTGATGAATTTAATTAATTTGATTTATCTACAACAAAATGCTATTTTACTAGtgtaataataaaagaatgtctttgcttgtttgttcatctatttacttaattttttgaggcaaggtctttctCTATTAGACAGACTGAATTGGAACTTCTATATATGCCTCCAGCACTTGACAACAAATTGAATTTCATAGTTTTTAAATTTCCCAAAAATCTAGTTTCAAAGGCAAACTAAATGTATGGGTTAAAATATAGTAAAAGTTGCTGAAAAATGTGAATGTGACCAAACTAAGATCCTGGAAATTGTCACAGTCATTTGTTGTTCCTATGAACACCTTGTACTATGAAGATTGGGAATAAAACCAGTTGAAACCGAAAAGAAATTAAtacaatttatataattatagtaTTATAATTACTTCTAAGTAGAAAAATAATACCAACACTTTGTGCACATTTGTACATTTAGTTTCTCCTCCTCTATTTTTATACCATCCTCCTCACTTCCTTTGCatcattttctctgtcttctctcttcaaTCAACTACAATACATGAACTCATTTGACTATTCTAAGCACTGTAAATTGAATTTCAAATAGGCAGAGTAATCATCCAGTATGTCTAATTATAGTGGGCACCATTTCAGGATCTGTCTCCTCTATTTTTTATGCTCTTATCTTCTCATGTCAATCATAAAGAAAGAGCCTTGAGAGGTTGGTCAGCATATTTCAGTATATCTGTACTTGAACTGTATTTCTTGATCTTTAGTCATaagaaacacaatgaaaatcaCTCAATACCCAGggaagtaaagaagaaaaaatgtcagAAGCATTGCTTCTTCATCATCAAGACTAGTACTGAGCACTGAATAGAAGGTTAAACTTATAATGTGTGAAATTTAAGGTATAGGATTTATATGCCCACTGGTTGATATAGGCATCCTAAAAAtcttattcaaaatatattttcatctatTGCTGAGTATACTTCTATAAACATCTCAtctaaggaaacagaaaatatatcCCGATAAGCTCATCcctaaaaatgaataattatgaaaataatgatgatgataaagtaGTATCTACAACATGAGCAATTAAGTATGCTGCTGATTTCCAAGCTCTGAACTGAAGAGCTCTATTCTATACTGATCactatctacctatctctatctatcaatctattgatctatctctctatctctctctatctatctatctttataatGATCATCAAATTTTCTACttgatgtattttatattttattttattttattttattttattttattt encodes:
- the LOC127690135 gene encoding olfactory receptor 7E24-like, encoding MMEMKMKNISHVSQFYLLRVSDDPELQPLLCGLFLSMFLISVLGNLLIILTVISFSHLHTPMYFFLSILSMADIGFISTTVPNMVAELQIHSSAISYVGCLTQMSLFIIFACMDSMLLAVMAYDRFVAICHPLHYAIIMNPCRCGVLVLISFSASLLHNLIALQVKCFKDVAIANFFCHPSQLLSLGCDNTFNNNILMYVIGVILGVFPLSGILTSYFKIISSILRITSSRGRYKAFSTCASHLAVECLFYGTGLGEYFGSLLSHSSGNNVIASLMYTVVTPMLNPFIYSLRNQDISDSLKRLHFCTV